The proteins below are encoded in one region of Bacillus alveayuensis:
- a CDS encoding manganese/zinc/iron transport system permease protein (product_source=KO:K11708; cath_funfam=1.10.3470.10; cog=COG1108,COG1321; ko=KO:K11708; pfam=PF00950; superfamily=47979,81345; transmembrane_helix_parts=Outside_1_14,TMhelix_15_37,Inside_38_65,TMhelix_66_88,Outside_89_97,TMhelix_98_117,Inside_118_137,TMhelix_138_160,Outside_161_191,TMhelix_192_214,Inside_215_226,TMhelix_227_249,Outside_250_253,TMhelix_254_276,Inside_277_435), translating to MKEFILQFQDPNTQWVLFGTILLGLASGVLGSYALLRKQSLIGDAMAHAALPGVCIAFILYGSKSLFWFILGASISGFISTWLIHMIVEKSRIKEDAAIGIVLSVFFGFGIVLLTYIQNESTGNKSGLDDFIFGQAASLVRSDVILISAISVILLFFTTLFYKEFKIVTFDPSFAKGIGLPVKWFDNLLIIMIVLSVVIGLQTVGVVLMAAMLITPAIAARYWTDRLSFMIIIAGLIGAFSGGVGTLISTTTKGLPTGPLIIVAATSIFIISLIFGPKKGLLQAFMKHMKLRKKTAMDQFLLSLYDLSEQSRFEDSFTEIEVFEKRKIAKSLQQYVIKELSNKGHIQVEDGMVSLTDEGLEAAYNLVLHHRLYETYLMHELEFQGALSQQEFSLDMLTEGEKKRLYELMELHERKPLLVPNSLRTHKKKVYIHEL from the coding sequence ATGAAAGAATTTATATTGCAGTTTCAAGATCCAAACACACAATGGGTGTTATTCGGGACGATCTTGTTAGGATTAGCTAGCGGCGTATTAGGGAGCTATGCTCTGCTAAGAAAGCAAAGTTTGATTGGCGATGCTATGGCACACGCCGCCTTACCTGGTGTGTGCATCGCCTTTATACTCTATGGAAGTAAATCATTATTTTGGTTTATTTTAGGAGCTTCCATTTCGGGTTTCATTTCAACATGGCTTATCCATATGATTGTGGAGAAATCTCGCATAAAAGAAGATGCTGCGATCGGAATCGTCCTTTCTGTCTTCTTCGGGTTTGGGATTGTGTTGTTAACATATATTCAAAATGAAAGTACTGGAAATAAAAGTGGATTAGATGACTTTATATTCGGGCAAGCTGCATCCCTTGTTAGATCAGACGTGATCCTTATTTCAGCCATTTCGGTGATCCTACTATTTTTCACAACGTTATTTTATAAAGAATTTAAAATCGTAACATTTGATCCATCATTTGCGAAAGGGATTGGGCTCCCAGTCAAATGGTTTGATAACCTATTAATTATCATGATTGTTCTTTCTGTCGTGATTGGTCTTCAAACGGTCGGAGTTGTCCTAATGGCTGCTATGTTAATCACTCCAGCGATTGCAGCGAGATATTGGACGGATCGACTAAGCTTTATGATTATTATCGCTGGATTGATTGGTGCATTTTCCGGAGGTGTTGGTACGTTAATTAGTACAACAACAAAAGGGCTGCCGACAGGCCCGCTGATCATTGTAGCAGCAACAAGTATTTTTATCATTTCTTTAATATTTGGACCAAAAAAAGGTTTGCTTCAAGCCTTTATGAAGCATATGAAGCTTCGTAAGAAAACAGCAATGGATCAGTTTTTACTCTCTTTATATGACTTAAGTGAACAATCTCGTTTTGAAGATTCATTTACGGAAATTGAAGTATTCGAAAAAAGAAAAATCGCAAAAAGCTTACAACAGTATGTCATCAAAGAGCTTTCGAATAAAGGGCATATTCAAGTTGAGGATGGCATGGTTTCTTTAACAGATGAAGGTCTAGAAGCTGCGTATAATTTAGTATTGCATCATCGATTATATGAAACGTATTTAATGCACGAGCTTGAATTTCAAGGGGCCCTTAGCCAACAAGAGTTTTCGCTAGATATGTTAACAGAAGGAGAAAAAAAGCGGCTCTATGAATTAATGGAATTACATGAGCGAAAACCATTACTTGTCCCGAATTCTTTACGGACACATAAGAAGAAGGTGTATATTCATGAGCTATGA
- a CDS encoding manganese/zinc/iron transport system permease protein (product_source=KO:K11709; cath_funfam=1.10.3470.10; cog=COG1108; ko=KO:K11709; pfam=PF00950; superfamily=81345; transmembrane_helix_parts=Outside_1_4,TMhelix_5_27,Inside_28_35,TMhelix_36_53,Outside_54_57,TMhelix_58_80,Inside_81_86,TMhelix_87_109,Outside_110_141,TMhelix_142_161,Inside_162_172,TMhelix_173_192,Outside_193_201,TMhelix_202_221,Inside_222_225,TMhelix_226_248,Outside_249_257,TMhelix_258_280,Inside_281_296), giving the protein MSYEAWILLTASLVGASCGLIGTFLVLRKMAMLSDAISHSVLLGIVGAYFISHSLSGIYMLIGAGIVGLLTTLFVQLLSNKGVQSDAAIGVVFTFLFAIGVILLSLYGGNVHLDVEHALMGEIAFVPWDTLEINGVDLGPKSVWMLGFVLTINLILTILFYKEFKISAFDPEMALALGIPVTFFHYLQMTMLSLTTVASFDSVGAILVVAMIIVPAATAYLLTDRLIHMLWMSVAIGVLSAFIGYYSASFFNVSISGAMATATGILFALAFIFSPSHGLLGKWFAQKNVRVQVKKR; this is encoded by the coding sequence ATGAGCTATGAGGCTTGGATCTTATTAACAGCATCTTTAGTTGGAGCTAGCTGTGGTTTGATCGGTACTTTTTTAGTATTAAGAAAGATGGCCATGCTTTCAGATGCGATTAGCCATAGTGTTCTACTTGGGATTGTCGGAGCTTATTTTATCAGTCACTCCCTAAGTGGGATTTACATGCTCATCGGTGCTGGAATTGTTGGGCTTTTAACAACACTTTTTGTCCAATTATTAAGCAACAAAGGTGTTCAATCTGATGCGGCAATTGGTGTCGTTTTCACATTCTTATTTGCTATTGGGGTTATTTTATTATCTCTTTACGGTGGAAATGTGCATCTAGATGTGGAGCATGCACTCATGGGGGAAATTGCTTTCGTTCCATGGGATACACTTGAAATAAATGGGGTGGATTTAGGTCCGAAATCGGTTTGGATGCTCGGCTTTGTCTTAACCATCAATTTAATCCTGACTATTTTATTTTATAAAGAATTTAAAATTTCAGCATTCGATCCGGAAATGGCGCTCGCTCTTGGTATACCCGTTACCTTTTTTCACTATTTACAAATGACGATGCTCTCACTTACAACCGTTGCTTCTTTTGATAGTGTCGGCGCAATATTAGTGGTTGCTATGATCATCGTTCCAGCTGCAACGGCTTATTTACTGACAGATCGGCTCATTCATATGTTATGGATGAGTGTGGCAATTGGCGTTCTTTCCGCGTTTATCGGTTATTACAGTGCGAGCTTTTTCAATGTTTCGATTTCAGGTGCTATGGCAACAGCAACAGGAATTTTATTTGCACTTGCATTTATCTTCTCCCCTTCACATGGGTTATTAGGAAAATGGTTTGCACAAAAAAATGTTCGAGTTCAAGTAAAAAAAAGGTAA
- a CDS encoding hypothetical protein (product_source=Hypo-rule applied) translates to MESLITAFQKELHTANEQAFQSYIQSFLNIWSYEYNSFDEIPFEVSNLIHLSDYDILTDQEI, encoded by the coding sequence ATGGAAAGCTTAATTACCGCTTTTCAAAAAGAATTGCACACAGCTAATGAACAAGCCTTTCAATCCTACATACAATCGTTTTTAAATATTTGGAGCTATGAGTACAATTCTTTTGATGAAATTCCGTTTGAAGTGAGTAATCTGATCCACTTAAGTGATTATGATATTTTAACCGATCAAGAAATATAA
- a CDS encoding zinc transport system substrate-binding protein (product_source=KO:K09815; cath_funfam=3.40.50.1980; cog=COG0803; ko=KO:K09815; pfam=PF01297; superfamily=53807; transmembrane_helix_parts=Inside_1_4,TMhelix_5_27,Outside_28_324): protein MKKKLSLLLSFWFITMIIIVGCSSNTASNGEKVENSKEDQLIIYTTIFPLQDFTKKIGGNHVLVESVFPPNADAHTYEPTTKQMVKMAEADLFIYTGIGLEGFAEKAHETLETENVKVIKASEGIELIKSNDEDEDEHADKHEDEHTHLDDLDPHVWLDPVLAVQLAENIKNALVELKPETRKDFEENFEQLKEQLNDLDQQFKDVVQNAERSEIIVSHAAYGYWENRYGIQQISISGLSPTNEPSQKELAEIIEFAQKHNLKYVIFEQNVSNNIANIVQSELGAEALTLHNLESITEEETKNGEDYFSLMKQNLETLKKALGR, encoded by the coding sequence ATGAAAAAGAAACTTTCTTTACTGTTATCCTTTTGGTTCATCACGATGATTATCATTGTCGGATGTTCAAGTAATACAGCAAGCAATGGAGAAAAAGTTGAAAATAGCAAAGAAGATCAACTGATTATTTATACAACAATTTTCCCATTACAAGATTTCACAAAAAAAATTGGTGGCAATCATGTTTTAGTTGAAAGTGTATTCCCTCCAAATGCTGATGCACACACTTATGAACCGACAACGAAACAAATGGTCAAAATGGCTGAAGCAGATTTATTTATATATACTGGTATAGGTTTAGAAGGATTTGCTGAAAAAGCTCATGAAACGTTAGAGACTGAAAATGTAAAAGTAATAAAAGCAAGTGAAGGGATTGAATTGATTAAATCAAACGATGAAGATGAGGATGAACACGCAGACAAACACGAGGATGAACATACACATCTTGATGACTTAGACCCACACGTTTGGCTCGATCCAGTTCTTGCCGTACAACTTGCTGAAAATATTAAAAATGCATTAGTTGAATTAAAGCCAGAAACAAGAAAGGATTTTGAAGAAAACTTTGAACAATTAAAAGAACAACTAAACGATTTAGACCAACAATTTAAAGATGTTGTTCAAAATGCGGAACGTTCGGAAATAATCGTTTCTCATGCAGCTTACGGATATTGGGAGAACCGTTATGGAATTCAACAAATTAGCATTTCAGGACTTTCACCGACTAATGAGCCTTCCCAAAAGGAATTAGCGGAAATTATTGAATTTGCACAGAAACACAATTTAAAATATGTCATATTTGAACAAAACGTTTCCAACAATATCGCTAATATTGTTCAATCAGAACTTGGAGCTGAAGCATTAACTCTACACAACTTAGAATCCATAACAGAAGAAGAAACGAAAAATGGTGAAGACTACTTCAGCCTTATGAAGCAAAACCTTGAGACATTAAAAAAAGCATTAGGTAGATAA
- a CDS encoding putative membrane protein insertion efficiency factor (product_source=TIGR00278; cog=COG0759; ko=KO:K08998; pfam=PF01809; smart=SM01234; superfamily=54495; tigrfam=TIGR00278) gives MKQILIGLIRFYQKFISPLKPPTCRFYPTCSHYGIEAIQRFGPIKGGWLTIKRILKCHPFHPGGIDPVPDENHRKK, from the coding sequence ATGAAGCAAATACTTATTGGACTTATACGATTTTACCAAAAATTCATTTCTCCCTTAAAACCGCCAACTTGTCGCTTTTATCCTACATGTTCACATTATGGTATTGAAGCCATTCAGCGTTTTGGACCTATCAAAGGAGGTTGGCTAACAATAAAAAGAATTTTAAAATGCCATCCTTTTCATCCAGGCGGTATCGATCCAGTTCCTGACGAAAATCATAGAAAAAAATAA
- a CDS encoding S-ribosylhomocysteine lyase (product_source=KO:K07173; cath_funfam=3.30.1360.80; cog=COG1854; ko=KO:K07173; pfam=PF02664; superfamily=63411): MPSVESFELDHNAVKAPYVRHCGVHKVGSDGVVNKFDIRFCQPNKQAMKPDAIHTLEHLLAFTIRKHAEKYDHFDIIDVSPMGCQTGFYLVVSGEPTVREIIDLLEDTMKEAVEATEVPAANERQCGQAKLHDLEGAKRLMRFWLEQSKDDLEIVFA; encoded by the coding sequence ATGCCTTCTGTAGAAAGCTTTGAATTAGATCATAATGCAGTAAAAGCACCTTACGTACGCCATTGTGGAGTTCACAAAGTTGGTAGCGATGGGGTTGTCAATAAATTTGATATTCGTTTTTGTCAGCCTAATAAACAAGCGATGAAGCCTGATGCCATTCATACACTTGAGCATTTACTAGCTTTTACCATTCGTAAGCATGCAGAAAAATATGATCATTTTGACATTATTGATGTTTCACCAATGGGCTGTCAAACAGGCTTTTATCTTGTTGTAAGCGGAGAACCAACTGTCCGTGAAATTATTGATTTATTAGAAGATACGATGAAAGAAGCGGTAGAAGCAACAGAGGTTCCAGCTGCTAATGAACGTCAATGCGGTCAAGCAAAACTTCATGATTTAGAAGGAGCTAAACGATTAATGCGCTTCTGGCTAGAGCAAAGCAAAGACGATTTAGAAATAGTATTCGCATAA